One region of Phycisphaerae bacterium genomic DNA includes:
- a CDS encoding alpha-galactosidase: MDLQNWLQKHFLDQHADLPFSLTYDGQPSSQWLARTPREVRCEPLDGGTRHTIVCDDPRTGLRITCELVAYDDFPAAEWVLHLENTGASDSPILQDIRALDAVFPRRETGEFVLHHALGSNAAKLDFAPRETVLPPHGGVTLSSAGGRSSNAADARGKSDGAFPFFNLAFDDGGLIVAIGWSGQWSARFGRNDKTDLRIDAGMELTHFKLLPGEAVRTPRILLFAWQGERLDGHNRFRQFILKRHTPTTSGKPPVPPFASNTWFLHDWGNGVTEQNQIETIRWLVEKGVALDAYWLDAGWYEGQGNWALDVGNWFPKKAAFPNGLKPVTDEAAKHGMGFVLWFEPERVHPGTWLHENHPEWLISPSDFVEEFRRRGNFRGESLLNLGHPEARDWLTDHISSMVEELGLTVYRQDFNMDCLDYWQVSDAADRQGITEIRHVEGLYAFWDELRRRHPHLLIDNCASGGRRIDLETISRSIPLWRSDYCFEPEGIQCQALGLNLYVPLSGCGFNTADRYVFRSHLSSAMSFCWDDKHPTDPDELKTRAEEFRAIRPLWFGDFYPLTGHSIAADIWAVWQLDRKDLNRGAVVALRRKASPYPLARLKLFGLDPNRTYEFRDRDTGTVVQAKGSQLMTDGLEIALPNQPDSKVLVYRAME; encoded by the coding sequence ATGGACCTCCAGAACTGGCTCCAGAAACACTTCCTCGACCAACACGCCGATCTGCCGTTCTCGCTGACGTATGACGGTCAGCCGTCCTCGCAGTGGCTCGCCCGAACTCCGCGCGAGGTCCGCTGCGAGCCGCTCGACGGCGGCACGCGGCACACCATCGTCTGCGACGATCCGCGAACCGGCCTGCGCATCACCTGCGAACTGGTCGCCTACGACGATTTCCCCGCCGCCGAGTGGGTGCTGCATCTGGAAAACACCGGCGCCTCCGACTCGCCGATCCTCCAGGACATCCGCGCCCTCGACGCGGTCTTCCCGCGTCGCGAGACCGGTGAATTCGTCCTTCACCACGCCCTGGGCAGTAATGCCGCCAAGCTCGACTTCGCCCCGCGGGAGACCGTCCTGCCGCCCCACGGCGGTGTGACCCTCTCATCCGCCGGCGGCCGGTCGTCCAACGCCGCCGACGCGCGAGGAAAAAGCGATGGGGCCTTTCCCTTCTTTAACCTCGCCTTCGACGACGGCGGCCTGATCGTCGCGATCGGCTGGTCCGGCCAGTGGTCCGCCCGCTTCGGGCGAAACGACAAGACCGATCTGCGGATCGACGCGGGCATGGAGCTGACGCACTTCAAGCTTTTGCCCGGCGAGGCCGTCCGCACGCCGCGAATCCTTTTGTTCGCCTGGCAGGGCGAGCGCCTCGACGGCCACAACCGCTTCCGCCAGTTCATCCTCAAGCGCCACACGCCGACCACCAGCGGCAAGCCGCCCGTGCCGCCCTTTGCCTCCAACACCTGGTTCCTCCACGACTGGGGCAACGGCGTGACCGAGCAGAATCAGATCGAGACCATCCGCTGGCTGGTCGAGAAGGGCGTCGCGCTCGACGCCTACTGGCTCGACGCCGGATGGTATGAGGGCCAGGGCAACTGGGCCCTCGACGTCGGCAACTGGTTTCCCAAGAAGGCGGCGTTTCCCAACGGGCTCAAGCCGGTCACCGACGAAGCGGCCAAACACGGTATGGGTTTCGTTCTGTGGTTCGAGCCCGAGCGCGTCCATCCCGGCACCTGGCTGCACGAGAATCATCCCGAGTGGCTGATCTCGCCCAGCGATTTCGTCGAGGAGTTCCGGCGACGCGGCAACTTCCGCGGCGAATCGCTGCTGAACCTCGGCCACCCCGAGGCCCGCGACTGGCTGACCGACCACATCTCGTCGATGGTCGAGGAACTGGGCCTGACCGTCTACCGCCAGGACTTCAACATGGACTGCCTCGACTACTGGCAGGTCAGCGACGCCGCCGACCGCCAGGGCATCACCGAGATCCGCCACGTCGAGGGGTTGTATGCCTTCTGGGATGAACTGCGCCGCCGCCATCCGCACCTGCTGATCGACAACTGCGCCAGCGGCGGCCGGCGGATCGACCTGGAAACCATCTCGCGGAGCATCCCGCTCTGGCGCTCCGACTACTGCTTCGAGCCCGAAGGCATCCAGTGCCAGGCGCTGGGCCTGAATCTCTACGTGCCCCTCAGCGGCTGCGGCTTCAACACCGCCGACCGCTACGTCTTCCGCAGCCATCTTTCGTCCGCGATGTCCTTCTGCTGGGATGACAAACACCCGACCGATCCCGACGAGCTCAAGACCCGCGCCGAGGAGTTTCGCGCGATCCGGCCGCTGTGGTTCGGCGATTTCTATCCGCTGACCGGCCACTCGATCGCCGCCGATATCTGGGCCGTGTGGCAGCTCGACCGCAAGGATCTCAATCGCGGCGCGGTGGTCGCCCTGCGGCGCAAGGCCAGCCCGTACCCGCTGGCCAGACTCAAGCTCTTCGGCCTCGATCCGAACCGCACCTACGAGTTCCGCGACCGCGACACCGGAACCGTGGTACAAGCCAAAGGCTCGCAACTGATGACCGACGGCCTGGAAATCGCCCTGCCCAACCAGCCGGACTCGAAAGTCTTGGTCTATCGCGCGATGGAGTAG
- a CDS encoding bifunctional 4-hydroxy-2-oxoglutarate aldolase/2-dehydro-3-deoxy-phosphogluconate aldolase, with protein sequence MNKSQIIQRMYDQRVLPVFRTDRTDKVLPAAQAFVAGGMSMVEFTMTMPRALELIERGRAELPPHAVLGAGTVLDAPTARAAISAGAQFVVSPGLAPEVIEVAHRYGVPVVPGAATPTEIMEALKYGVDVIKVFPANVNFEWFADLVAPFGQVRFMAAAGGITPPVAGRYFAAGAAVVTIAGQNYDKAAFEAGDFARLEMTARRYLTDLNNLCTQSTEAIA encoded by the coding sequence ATGAACAAGAGCCAGATCATTCAGCGGATGTACGATCAGCGGGTCCTGCCCGTCTTTCGGACGGACCGGACTGACAAAGTGTTGCCCGCCGCCCAAGCGTTCGTCGCGGGCGGCATGAGCATGGTCGAGTTCACCATGACCATGCCGCGAGCGCTGGAGCTTATCGAGCGGGGCCGGGCCGAACTGCCGCCGCACGCGGTGCTCGGGGCTGGGACCGTGCTCGACGCGCCGACCGCCAGGGCGGCGATCTCAGCCGGCGCGCAGTTTGTCGTCTCGCCCGGTTTGGCGCCCGAGGTGATCGAGGTCGCGCACCGCTACGGCGTGCCGGTGGTGCCCGGCGCGGCTACGCCGACCGAGATCATGGAGGCCCTCAAGTACGGGGTGGACGTCATCAAGGTCTTTCCCGCCAACGTCAACTTCGAGTGGTTCGCCGATCTGGTCGCCCCGTTCGGCCAGGTCCGATTCATGGCCGCCGCGGGCGGAATCACGCCGCCGGTCGCGGGCCGGTACTTCGCGGCTGGGGCCGCCGTCGTCACCATCGCCGGCCAGAACTACGACAAGGCCGCGTTCGAAGCGGGCGACTTTGCCAGACTCGAAATGACCGCCCGTCGGTATCTGACCGATTTGAACAACCTTTGCACCCAATCCACGGAGGCCATCGCATGA